The Malus sylvestris chromosome 14, drMalSylv7.2, whole genome shotgun sequence genome segment CTATgattaaaagaaaacacaaCTTTAGCATAATTAGAAATAATGAttcaactaaacaaaacaagtaaatgagaaaattcaagataaaataaatgattgaagaaaaataaaggggtttctccattttaatccttgataaagattgaaattcaattaaaaccttatgttagattatatattcattatagtCCTTTGACTAAATTTCCATGTTagcataaatattaaaatttatattttcttgtttttaaatatttaatgcgtTTTTTTGGTTCCTATAATGCCCCtattaaatatttgattttaatttgctCCATATTTTTTGGCATTGATTATTGTCTGACTTTCTAAAATGATAAacataattcaaaaaaatattagtgATACGTTACAAGAATTAACAAATACCTAATTCAAATTATTCATTATCACCATTCAAAGCATAGAGGAAATATAAATAGCCAaatcatatattttacataatcgAATGCACTTAAACCATGTCCTAATGTGCTTAAATCATATAACCTAGTCGAATACACATAAATCATAGTACCAAGTCAAATGCACCTAAACCATGGTACTTATATGAATGTACCTAAACCATggtacctatatgaatgcacctaaatcatggtacctatatgaatgcacctaaatcatagtacctatatgaatgcaccttAATCATTTAGGTACTATCAATTAGGTCTTATCCATTCGGTATGGTCGGTTAGGTACTATATAGTGTATGTCCGATTAATTTGGTACGGTCaattaagttgtgatttcacattctattttctcaatttgtatttttttttcatttatctcTAGATTCACCGTCAATTTGGCATCTAAAAgcccattttttcttctttcttccgaATACAACGAGATTTTTGGTTTGTAAGTTTTATGgctttttttgtttgatcatgGTTTCTGAGTTTTCTGGGTTCTTTGATTGGAATAACACATGGAGATTTATATTATAACAAACATGTTAATTATTGATCTAGTTAATTAAGCATTcttgaaaattaattatatatttgtttctctAATTGGTTTTAAGAGAGTAATAAGGGTAAATAGGAAAACTAAAAATgcaataaattcattaaaaaatgattaaatgtgacatggaatactATAATCTGACATGGAggactatttttagtttttaatcttacATACGGTATTATTGAAAAAGCAATCTTATttagggattaaaatgaagttttctaaaaaattaaattgacaatatgctagagttcgacctttaccaacaacactcctacgtAACTCTTCCAACTGCTTAAGTAATCGAAAACACATATACTTTGAAGGTTGGATTTTCCTTttgtatgttttacttgtgacattcaagctaaaacgcataccactacatgcaacttatccatgacatttggattaaatataaacatgagtgattcattaatcttggtgaaaatccttttgtcaaaccatgtaatccctaagagcatgatatttaccttaggagagTACAATCCTCCATCACAAGAAGCCcaaccaattttaacgtgacattcgttcaaaattgcatccgataacttttctaagcatcctaatggtacatagatagtttaattcagtaattgaaaatatcaaagcaagcatataacaacacttaagcaattgaaagaTAAATCTACGTATTTATGTTGCggctcatggcctcactctagcaaaaggaaattagttacacataattatttgaatacataagaaattatccatGAATAATCAAAGAAAGAGACAACCCTTTTTTTACAAAGAAGCTATCTGCCCTTCTCCTCCTTCCATGTGGAGCTGCGACATCCCTTCTGCTTTCTGCTATGTTGCTCGCTGCCACCTCTCCAACGCTGCAACCTTCTCCTCTATTTTTCTGCCGTGCTCCTctctatttcttttctttctccgTGTCTTTCTCACTCTGCCTTTGTTTCTGGCctgtttttttcccttttcttttctgccGTGCTCCCCCCTGTCTTCCCTCCTGTTTTTCGTTATGTTATTGCCTTTAACCAAAGGCAATAATTGCCAAAACCAACTAAAACTACAAGTGGAAGACCAACCAAACTCCACTTCATAGTGGGTACCCCATGTTCACCTATTTTCTACCATCTTTTCATTCCCACTTCCGTGTGTTCCCTCCTCCCTTCTTTCCcacttctctcttcttttgtttgtttttataatttccttttctccttttgtgcttgaaattgatcctaaagcaaatttaactgcacactaacacaaggtagggtaaaatgcaaccattttaacacaaaaacatcacaaagactttagaaattgatggtataaatgcatgaaatatattagTGATCAATAATTTACATAGTATACAATCACTTAGTTCCACGacctagtgatatttctcttcacttgtaagtaagaggtcttaggtctgattctcgtcaaagttgaatttgaaccacattattgctagtctattatGAGGTTCAGCCTACTCCCCCACTCCTTATTGTAGATAATAttagttgttaaaaaaacaaattacatAATATACAATTTATGCTATGAATAAAAGAAAACACAACTTTAGCATAATCTATAATTCGTAACGTGAAAAATTGGGTTCATGCATTATGTAATGGTTTTTGCAATCAGGCTAAAAAAATATCAACAATCAAGACTCGTGTTTTAGAAGAACCTAGCTTGAGATGATAAATTGTGAAGGGATTTGTAGAAGttcttccttcaattttggaTTTCCATTTTCAGAGTGTTATATCCTGCtcaacacacacatacacaaaaaaaaaaaaaaataaataaatcaattgaagcatatgaattcaataaaataaaaaagtttaatcGTAATAATAATGATTGAAACAGAATATCCCCTGATTAAAGATGAACAACTTCTCTTTAGTACAGTGTCAAAAGCGTGATGATAACGTTTTGTGACCTATTTTAAgaagggatactttggatgtggtccttaatccttaacattctttgactaaaactttaatgatattcaaagtttgattaaagtcccttgactttgtacacctcattatattacaattaatatttatatttttatagttttgacattaattgtttgatattttatgagatctataatcctataaatttaaaatccctcattataatactattagaaatggttacaataaaaaaattcaaacattttgattgaataaatggataaaaataatgtaaaaataagaaataataaatggcaaaagaatgtatccatagtgttaaaaaaattggtacattttacaaaaaaattggtacattcacatataacaaagtggtacattaataaagaagaatgggtacattgtaaataaattagggtacatataaaagataaaaaattatgagaacaaatgaatttttaaaaaatagaggcgctaaaagaaattaatacatgggtacaaaataaaactaaaaagaaaatactacaaatttaaaaaaatgttgcaaattaaaagtgggtacaaactaaaaatataaatatatgatacaaagtttaggcattaaacataaatatatcatatgtaatttttctattattgattaaatatacaatgtgaCGTAACGGTATACATAtgagtacaaacacaaataaaatttaaaaaatatgggcacaaaaagaaactaatatatgggtacaaattaaaaatgaaaaaaaaattggaacaaattaaaaataggtacaaactaaaaataaaaatatatgataaaaaatttagccataaatataaatataaatatactaattgtaacactTTTAACAccaaaggaatatatttaaaaataaaaatattttattattcaaataattaatgatattattaatacccaaggaccttgatcaaaaattgaaaatgaataggattttaattaatggagtataaaaaagaaggatgtgaacctaatttctccttttaAGAATTTATGTGTGTTATTCTTCAAaccttgtgcctttattgtaATAACTAATAAGATGGAGATAAAACCTACTTTTCAAGTAATTCAAAGTGTAATAAGAAAGATCTTCTAGAACACAATTACACTATGTTAAATATAATTACGTTCACACTATTCACACcccttttttataaaaacaaaaaattcgtGTTCGCATTATTCACACCTTCCACCACACATCTCGTTTGGCTTAAGGAAACTTTATTTTAACTTATAActtctttttacacccaacttactctctacACCCATATTAGTTCTATTAAAGAAAAAatctctctttaaacccaaatttactacctaaacAACCCcatcaaacccaattcaatatgtaaatTCATTCTTAAAGAATCAATCTCTCTTTAAGCCTATTGTTTTATTTGTCATGGCAACCAATTGTTATAGATGGATTGATCAGTAGtttcaatttgttttacaaCTTTTTCAACGTTGTCGGTTTATAGTGCAAGGCTGCTAGGAAATGATCTTTGCCAAGCTCTTAATAGAGTAGTCCAGGTAGCTAATCTGAATGTGATTCGTGAAACTGAGTGATGCATTTCTAATTCAAGATTAAACAGTTTAGTAGCAGCTAGGCAAGCAGTTGAACTGGTGCTTTTGGAATTTGAATCATGTAAAATTATGTGGACACCTTAGTGAAAGTAAATTTCAGTAGAATTTCTCATCACATTTTCTTGAAGGATCATGGCAGTAATTTTATTGGAGTGATATGTGTTGCTTTTATAGGCATACCTAGTTGAATTGGAATCAAAACTTAACCACTTACGAGATGAGTTCCTTAAGCAAGCGCTGGTAATGACATGAAACACATTTCGATGTGCTGAAAGCTTTCtactctttttgtttcttgtggtGATATGGTTTGTAATTATTGTTCTTGTTGATCGAGTTAACATGAAACTAGAGAGGAAACAAAAGCAATCGAGTTTGATTATTGGGTGATGGTAGGGTTTTATGATTGCTTTTAGAATTTAAGTCAGAATGAACGTAAGATAAAAATTGTGTGATGGTAGAGTTTGATTATTGaatgaattttaaatttattgttaatttcattttgtattttatggtaattatgtaatatggtaaaatagacaattcaaatataaaatttaattttgggTATAGAAAAAGATTAGAAATGATCAAACAAAATTTGTCCAACCATCAACCCGTCCATTTTCCCCACTTCCAAGACAAGACAGAGAGTTTGTCATTACACTTCCACGTGTGGGATTACGAAAGCACCTACGTGTCAACCTAGTATCCCTCCACGTGTGGGCCCGTAAACCATCACATTCCACTCCTTTAGATAAtaaggaactttaacaaaaagcactaggtattgttcactttaacgaaaaactacatttttatactaaaaggtcaatcttggtactattcgctttaccctttattttgttcttatcattaaaactcaaatgtTCTGTGCTACTACTCGCTTTCTCTTCCGACGAAATCTCACCGTCATCACTTCATCTGCTTCTCAGCTTCTGCAAAAGCACTTCTCGGCCGATTCCCGGCAGATCCTTTTGTGGTCGTCGCAGATTTCGCTGCTTTCGCCGTCGATCAAGATAGAGTTTTCGAGCCCGGTTTCGTCAACGTTCGGATTGAATCGTACAATGGCTAGCCAGTCCGAGAGTAAATCCCTCCACGACTTCACCGTCAAGGTTGGCTTTTCAcgaattttgattattttcatttttcaattggGATTGGGGATTTTTGTTTGGTTAGAAGCTGGGTTTTTGCGTATAGTTCTCCATTAAATGTTGAAAATGAAAATGCTAGGAcatcaaatttataaattaaattttgtaaaataaataacataaatgttgatgattagattattacgtAAGTGTTTATTAACGTTGTTATATCCTCTGGGTGGTGACACgcattatttagtttgtaaatttggaTGTGGATTATAACAAGGATTGATTAACGTACTTGTATTAGTGACATaccatttgatttgcaaatttgatttaaaattttagttttccgGCATTACCGTTTCGAAAATAGTgttgttaaaaagaaaaactgaTGTCAGGAGTGCTTAGGTTTTCCCCAGTTTGTTAGAATTTGGGTAGTTTATGATAATAGCCCTTGTCGGCCTTCCTCTTCAATCAACTGCGTCCCATGATCAAACCATCCCCACCCTCTCTTAGTGTAGTTTATTGTAGAATACGCTTTTAATAATAAAACCAAACAGAAAAGAATTTGAGCTCTAATTATCTTCCTTATAATTGAAATTTTAGTAGTTTTGGATTGACCCTTTGGAGCCAACCACTGTAGCTTATTTCAGTTTTGATCCCAAAAAATTGGTGGGTTTAATTTGCAAGGTGATGTGGTATAGGGGCAGCAGGTTAGCAAATCTAAACCAAACTTCATCCCGAATCCAATAAGTGCATGCATATAATGTGTCCGTTTACTCACAGGATGCCAAGGGTAACGATGTTGATCTTAGCACCTACAAAGGGAAGGTCCTGATGATCGTCAACGTCGCATCGCAGTggtacacaatgtcttctattTTCTTTCGAGTTTTTACGTGCATTCCATACAAAAataccaaaagaaagaaaatctgATAAAGATGGTTATATTCTCATAAAATGGGATGCATTATCAGCCGACGTTGTTTGTCTTTGTCTGAAGTGTGAGCTTATTATAGTTTGCTATTTAATTTTGATGCAGTGGCTTGACTAATTCAAACTACACAGAGCTAGCTCAGTTGTATGAAAAATACAAAACTCAAGGTCTGCTTTTGTGAATCTTTTATTACGTATGCATGTTTATACTTCACCCCATGGCTGTTTTCGTAGAAACTCCCTATCGTTCGGTTGCCTTGTAGGCTTGTAGCT includes the following:
- the LOC126598546 gene encoding probable phospholipid hydroperoxide glutathione peroxidase, with amino-acid sequence MFCATTRFLFRRNLTVITSSASQLLQKHFSADSRQILLWSSQISLLSPSIKIEFSSPVSSTFGLNRTMASQSESKSLHDFTVKDAKGNDVDLSTYKGKVLMIVNVASQCGLTNSNYTELAQLYEKYKTQGLEILAFACNQFGAQEPGTNDEIVEFACTRFKAEYPIFDKVDVNGEKAALIYKYLKSSKGELFGHNIKWNFSKFLVDKEGKVVDRYAPTTSPLSIDKDVKKLLGVA